From Oryza sativa Japonica Group chromosome 4, ASM3414082v1, one genomic window encodes:
- the LOC4335129 gene encoding F-box protein At5g49610: MGKAARTGLPPRRRGLPEEIVVWEILVRLPPKPLLRCRQVCRAWRRLTSTGDFLLTHHRHQPTLPLVDRYKCNEEFLLGIVSLDRRAAAARLQPVAQLDDTCYMMSADASCDGLLLLSIGGIWWFICNPITRQFGALHLLCGFMVMGFYKHPPTGDYRLLLYRNQELMSEHLIPGDRNTCYVYTLGSSDVPRCIGWPETSASGATVVLHCSLHWYQRSQDMILVFDTTAESFRWMRAPSDRMKCTLDSGNLFDMDGKLGMYCSNDGCTIVDIWVLQDYKREIWSLKYQVELPVPEIRGMLGGAYHWSAMVLSQEGDVLVLVSCDRWLFYIDTEGNLLASFQHYGDGLFTIGLKLKPSLVQHAFFPLLDSYAVNASPFI; the protein is encoded by the coding sequence ATGGGGAAGGCTGCGAGAACTgggctgccgccgcgccgtcgcggccTCCCGGAGGAGATCGTCGTCTGGGAGATCCTGGTACGGCTTCCCCCCAAacccctcctccgctgccgccaggtGTGCCGCGCATGGCGCCGTCTCACCTCCACCGGCGACTTCCTCCTcacccaccaccgccaccagccCACCCTCCCCCTCGTCGACAGATACAAGTGCAACGAGGAGTTCCTCCTAGGCATCGTTTCGCTcgaccgccgcgccgctgcagcCCGGCTCCAGCCCGTCGCCCAGCTCGATGACACCTGCTACATGATGAGCGCTGATGCCTCCTGCGATGGCCTCCTCTTGCTCTCCATCGGTGGAATATGGTGGTTCATCTGCAACCCAATCACGCGTCAATTCGGTGCGCTCCACCTGCTTTGTGGCTTCATGGTCATGGGGTTCTACAAGCATCCCCCTACTGGGGACTACCGACTGCTACTATACCGAAATCAGGAGCTGATGAGTGAACATCTGATTCCTGGCGATAGGAATACCTGCTATGTATACACATTGGGCTCCAGCGACGTCCCGAGGTGTATCGGGTGGCCTGAGACGTCGGCGAGCGGCGCAACTGTTGTGCTCCATTGTAGCCTGCATTGGTACCAGAGGTCCCAGGATATGATTTTGGTGTTTGACACCACAGCCGAGTCGTTCCGATGGATGCGCGCTCCATCTGACAGGATGAAGTGCACATTGGATAGCGGGAATCTGTTTGACATGGATGGTAAGCTCGGCATGTACTGCTCTAATGATGGATGCACAATTGTAGATATCTGGGTACTGCAGGATTATAAGAGAGAGATCTGGTCTCTCAAGTACCAGGTGGAATTGCCTGTTCCAGAGATCAGGGGGATGCTTGGTGGGGCTTATCATTGGAGTGCGATGGTCTTATCCCAGGAGGGGGATGTGCTTGTGCTGGTTAGCTGTGATCGATGGCTATTTTACATTGACACTGAGGGCAACTTGTTGGCGAGTTTCCAACATTATGGTGATGGCCTCTTTACTATTGGACTGAAGCTGAAACCAAGCCTTGTTCAACATGCATTCTTTCCATTGCTGGATAGTTATGCCGTGAATGCTTCGCCTTTCATCTGA